A window from Salarias fasciatus chromosome 11, fSalaFa1.1, whole genome shotgun sequence encodes these proteins:
- the mrpl51 gene encoding large ribosomal subunit protein mL51 — translation MALLGGLLRAGSSFCHSVRSFSTGTCCQIRMHAIPKLKIVDRWTEKRNMFGVYDNIGILGDFKAHPKDLIVGPCWVKGFRGNELQRVIRKKKMVGDRMMTEDRHNLEKRIRFLYKRLNRTGKHR, via the exons ATGGCCCTGCTGGGAGGTTTGCTGCGAGCTGGCTCGTCCTTCTGTCACTCAGTCAGGAGCTTCTCCACAG GTACATGTTGCCAGATCAGGATGCACGCCATTCCTAAACTGAAAATAGTGGACCGGTGGactgaaaagagaaacatgTTTGGCGTTTATGACAACATCGGCATCTTGG GAGACTTCAAAGCTCATCCCAAGGATCTAATTGTGGGACCCTGCTGGGTGAAAGGTTTCAGAGGTAATGAACTGCAGCGTGTAATCAGGAAAAAGAAGATGGTGGGAGACAGAATGATGACAGAAGACAGACACAACTTGGAGAAGAGGATCCGCTTCCTCTACAAGCGTCTGAACCGCACCGGCAAACATCGCTAA
- the c1r gene encoding complement component 1, r subcomponent isoform X1 produces MGWSSCIIWFLCLSVCECWPLPDPPMHGEVHSPGYPRPYPHNLQQQWDLHVPEGYQIRLTFTHLDIEASADCYYDSLSVLYGEKLLGKFCGNENSADGHHPGNHPILSPGNSLKLKFQTDGNNPERHQNVGFSAQYQAIDIDECSAAEPEDGSGPLCSQICLNTLGSYLCSCHHGYELRSDQRSCVLSCSGGLFDEPKGHLSSPGYPSPPPHGVSCQYVIAVESGFTISLNFTDKFNIESVHTEEGRQCLHHWLEVAIAEEKSIKLCGDESPGLMHINSNVVRLNYHTDDAGQSSGWSLDYSTQRVKCPVPGNIANGRVTPRLTEYFYRDYIYVRCDQGYKIMTGGQEIDSFSTMCQSNGQWHLKLPECHLIDCGEPEPLLNGGVTFLSGYQNQYLSVIQYHCNEPFYFLLGGANVTFTCEADRVWRSSIDIVSPTCIPVCGQPTKHISYYQRIIGGSDAPDDTIPWQVLLSVSGDRGGGMVIADRWIMTAAHVLMRGSQVVPSSTVRIYMGLNEVTENLSAYVFPSSLHVHPEYHNPRHTDFNNDIALIKLQDPITFHSSIMPVCLPPEGAEYETGVIGLVSGFGTTGTINKRILTNKLKYLNLPLVSQQTCSASMTSLRRGTSEIPNLTDNMFCAGIPEGGKDSCQGDSGGPFTLTENGRFWAAGIVSWGANCGMKDRYGVYTRVANYVNWIKKTMQEN; encoded by the exons ATGGGGTGGTCCTCCTGTATAATCTG GTTTCTCTGCTTGTCGGTGTGTGAGTGCTGGCCTCTGCCAGATCCTCCGATGCACGGAGAGGTCCATTCTCCAGGATACCCCAGGCCTTACCCTCataacctgcagcagcagtgggatCTCCATGTGCCCGAGGGCTACCAGATCCGACTGACCTTCACCCACCTGGACATCGAAGCGTCTGCAGACTGCTACTACGACTCGCTTTCA GTCCTCTACGGAGAAAAGCTGTTGGGAAAGTTTTGCGGCAATGAAAACTCCGCAGATGGACATCACCCAGGAAACCATCCAATCTTGTCACCAGGAAACAGCCTCAAGCTCAAGTTTCAAACAGACGGCAACAACCCGGAGCGCCACCAAAACGTGGGCTTCTCTGCTCAGTATCAGGCCATAG ACATTGATGAATGCTCGGCAGCGGAACCTGAAGATGGCTCCGGACCCCTCTGCTCTCAGATCTGCCTCAACACCCTTGGCTCGTATCTCTGCTCCTGTCACCACGGCTATGAGCTTCGCTCTGACCaacgcagctgtgtgt TGTCCTGCAGCGGAGGCTTGTTCGATGAGCCCAAGGGTCATCTTTCCAGCCCAGGTTACCCCAGCCCCCCACCCCATGGCGTTTCCTGTCAGTACGTCATCGCTGTTGAATCCGGCTTCACTATCTCTCTGAACTTCACCGACAAATTCAACATCGAGAGCGTCCACACAGAGGAAGGTCGCCAGTGTCTCCATCACTGGTTGGAG GTGGCCATCGCAGAAGAAAAGAGCATAAAACTTTGTGGTGACGAAAGTCCGGGACTGATGCACATAAACTCAAACGTCGTGAGGCTGAACTACCACACAGACGACGCAGGACAGAGCAGCGGCTGGAGTCTGGACTACAGCACACAGA GAGTCAAGTGTCCGGTTCCTGGTAATATAGCGAATGGCAGGGTCACCCCCAGATTGACTGAATACTTCTACAGAGACTACATTTACGTACGCTGCGACCAAGGCTACAAGATCATGACT GGAGGTCAAGAGATTGACAGTTTCTCCACAATGTGCCAAAGTAATGGACAGTGGCACCTCAAGCTGCCTGAATGCCACT taatCGATTGTGGAGAACCTGAACCTTTGCTGAATGGAGGAGTGACCTTCCTGTCCGGCTATCAGAATCAGTATCTTTCAGTCATTCAGTATCACTGCAATGAACCGTTTTACTTTCTCCTGGGTGGTGCGAACG TGACCTTCACCTGTGAAGCAGACAGAGTCTGGAGATCCAGTATTGATATTGTCAGCCCAACATGCATTCCAG tttgtggtcaacCAACAAAACACATATCTTACTATCAGAGGATCATCGGCGGCAGTGACGCTCCAGACGACACCATCCCCTGGCAGGTGCTCCTGAGTGTGTCAGGAGACCGAGGAGGGGGCATGGTGATCGCAGACCGCTGGATCATGACTGCGGCTCACGTGCTGATGAGGGGTTCACAGGTCGTGCCAAGCTCTACTGTGCGA ATTTACATGGGACTTAACGAAGTAACAGAAAATCTGAGCGCTTAcgtttttccttcctctcttcatGTTCACCCTGAATATCACAATCCACGCCATACTGACTTCAACAATGACATTGCCTTGATCAAACTGCAGGACCCCATCACGTTTCATTCATCCATAATGCCGGTGTGCTTGCCTCCAGAGGGTGCAGAATATGAGACTGGTGTGATAGG attggtATCAGGCTTTGGAACCACAGGAACAATAAACAAACGGATTCTCACGAACAAACTGAAGTATTTGAACCTACCATTAGTGTCACAGCAGACGTGCAGTGCTTCGATGACTTCGCTGAGGCGGGGAACGTCTGAAATACCAAACCTGACCGACAACATGTTCTGTGCGGGAATCCCTGAAGGGGGGAAGGACTCCTGCCAGGGGGACAGCGGAGGGCCTTTTACTCTGACCGAGAACGGCCGATTCTGGGCGGCGGGGATTGTTAGCTGGGGCGCAAACTGCGGGATGAAAGACAGATATGGAGTCTATACCAGAGTCGCTAACTATGTGAACTGGATCAAAAAGACCATGCAGGAGAACTGA
- the c1s.2 gene encoding calcium-dependent serine proteinase, translating into MMLDRIMMLTISLPLLLLFHSTDSMLLGWVESPGYPTGYPPHASFNWSRCAPEGHSLSVKLIHMDIEDSWDCENDAIKVYSNGNLISVLCGKMGFEELQATVNPSLLSAPGGCLSLSFHSDYSNTERHTGFRGFYTIKDFDECEDDPNNQCTQFCHNFVGGYHCTCRHGYHLAKDKHTCTVSCSEDLSGLNQGDVSSPLWPRPYAESANCRYSLSVEAHLQLELHFSDDFDVEQSPDGQCIDALRIETPSGILGPFCGQTPPPSPFLTHSNDVKIHFTSDNFGTNKGFSLRFQTRDKVCPAVVTQHSTVTPQKAQYDRGQTVTVKCEVGYIALTHEIHTLSSQYEATCQSTGSWAPSYSCEPVNCGFPNIPTDGILQLVDSENQQTQYKDQIQFHCTSEYYTLEGDDKYTCTASGEWVSDGGETKMPKCIEVCGQPEKSISSAGRILGGQNANRGEIPWHLLIKNPRGGASLINDRWAVTAAHVVDGADETSLRLFGGLVDGRKSGGSGVSVLKSERIIIHPGYSRHISGDARDNFDNDIALIKFTSRVTFGPNLLPICLPGVNGAVSENEIGTVSGWGMTENLNKSPMLKYAHLGVYPVNTCRDTPTLPPNKAMIFTDNMFCAGAAGADSCKGDSGGPFVLPSLTVGSGPYYLAGIVSWGQQCRRQENKGYYTKVENYVDWIKETIETTN; encoded by the exons ATGATGTTGGATCGGATCATGATGTTGACAATAAG TCTCCCGCTTCTTTTGCTCTTTCACTCCACTGATTCGATGCTGCTGGGGTGGGTCGAGTCGCCCGGGTACCCCACCGGATACCCGCCTCATGCCAGTTTCAACTGGAGCCGCTGTGCTCCCGAAGGCCACAGCCTGTCCGTCAAGCTCATCCACATGGACATAGAGGACAGCTGGGACTGTGAAAACGATGCAAtaaag GTGTACTCGAATGGCAACCTAATTTCCGTTTTGTGTGGTAAAATGGGGTTTGAAGAGCTTCAGGCTACGGTcaatccctccctcctctccgcgCCCGGCGGCTGCCTCTCCCTGTCGTTCCACTCTGACTATTCAAACACTGAGAGGCACACTGGCTTCAGAGGGTTTTACACCATCAAAG ATTTTGACGAATGCGAAGACGACCCAAACAACCAGTGCACCCAGTTCTGTCACAACTTCGTGGGAGGGTACCACTGCACCTGTCGCCACGGTTACCACCTGGCCAAAGACAAGCACACTTGCACCG TGAGCTGTTCTGAGGATCTGTCTGGACTGAACCAAGGCGACGTCTCCAGCCCCCTGTGGCCTCGACCGTATGCAGAGAGCGCCAACTGCCGGTACAGTCTCTCCGTGGAGGCtcacctccagctggagctgcactTCTCCGATGACTTTGATGTGGAACAAAGCCCTGATGGTCAATGCATCGATGCACTGAGG attgaaaCTCCCTCTGGGATTCTCGGGCCGTTCTGTGGACAGACACCACCTCCGTCTCCCTTCCTTACTCACTCAAATGACGTCAAAATCCACTTCACCTCCGACAACTTTGGCACCAACAAAGGCTTCAGCCTGCGCTTCCAGACCAGAG ATAAGGTCTGTCCAGCGGTGGTGACTCAACACTCCACCGTCACCCCTCAGAAAGCTCAGTACGATCGTGGACAAACAGTGACAGTAAAGTGTGAAGTTGGATACATCGCACTGACA CATGAGATCCACACCTTGTCATCGCAGTATGAGGCGACGTGCCAGAGCACAGGCTCATGGGCGCCCAGTTACTCCTGTGAAC CTGTAAACTGTGGCTTTCCTAATATTCCAACTGATGGCATCCTTCAGCTGGTGGACTCCGAAAACCAGCAGACTCAGTATAAGGACCAGATCCAGTTTCACTGCACCTCAGAGTACTACACACTGGAAGGAGACG ACAAATACACCTGCACTGCCAGTGGCGAGTGGGTATCAGATGGTGGTGAAACAAAGATGCCAAAATGCATTGAAG TGTGCGGTCAGCCTGAAAAATCCATTTCAAGTGCGGGCAGAATTTTGGGAGGACAAAATGCAAACCGGGGCGAAATACCTTGGCATCTGCTGATCAAAAATCCAAGAGGAGGCGCATCTCTGATCAATGATCGATGGGCAGTCACAGCAGCTCATGTTGTGGATGGGGCTGACGAAACCTCTTTGCGGCTTTTTGGTGGACTGGTGGATGGAAGAAAATCAGGCGGGTCCGGTGTGTCTGTCTTGAAGAGTGAGAGGATCATAATTCACCCGGGATATAGCAGGCACATTTCTGGCGACGCTCGCGATAATTTTGATAACGACATCGCTCTTATAAAATTCACTTCGAGAGTTACCTTTGGGCCAAACCTCCTTCCTATTTGTCTGCCAGGCGTCAACGGGGCTgtgagtgaaaatgaaattgGCACGGTGTCAGGCTGGGGTATGACAGAGAATCTCAACAAGTCACCTATGTTAAAATACGCACATCTGGGGGTCTATCCTGTCAATACCTGCAGAGACACACCCACCCTGCCACCGAACAAAGCAATGATCTTCACTGATAACATGTTCTGTGCTGGAGCAGCGGGGGCAGACAGCTGCAAAGGGGACAGCGGGGGGCCGTTTGTTCTGCCTTCCTTGACTGTGGGCAGCGGGCCTTATTATCTGGCCGGCATTGTCTCCTGGGGGCAACAGTGCCGACGCCAAGAGAACAAGGGTTACTACACCAAGGTGGAGAATTACGTAGACTGGATTAAAGAAACTATAGAAACAACAAATTGA
- the c1r gene encoding complement component 1, r subcomponent isoform X2, which yields MHGEVHSPGYPRPYPHNLQQQWDLHVPEGYQIRLTFTHLDIEASADCYYDSLSVLYGEKLLGKFCGNENSADGHHPGNHPILSPGNSLKLKFQTDGNNPERHQNVGFSAQYQAIDIDECSAAEPEDGSGPLCSQICLNTLGSYLCSCHHGYELRSDQRSCVLSCSGGLFDEPKGHLSSPGYPSPPPHGVSCQYVIAVESGFTISLNFTDKFNIESVHTEEGRQCLHHWLEVAIAEEKSIKLCGDESPGLMHINSNVVRLNYHTDDAGQSSGWSLDYSTQRVKCPVPGNIANGRVTPRLTEYFYRDYIYVRCDQGYKIMTGGQEIDSFSTMCQSNGQWHLKLPECHLIDCGEPEPLLNGGVTFLSGYQNQYLSVIQYHCNEPFYFLLGGANVTFTCEADRVWRSSIDIVSPTCIPVCGQPTKHISYYQRIIGGSDAPDDTIPWQVLLSVSGDRGGGMVIADRWIMTAAHVLMRGSQVVPSSTVRIYMGLNEVTENLSAYVFPSSLHVHPEYHNPRHTDFNNDIALIKLQDPITFHSSIMPVCLPPEGAEYETGVIGLVSGFGTTGTINKRILTNKLKYLNLPLVSQQTCSASMTSLRRGTSEIPNLTDNMFCAGIPEGGKDSCQGDSGGPFTLTENGRFWAAGIVSWGANCGMKDRYGVYTRVANYVNWIKKTMQEN from the exons ATGCACGGAGAGGTCCATTCTCCAGGATACCCCAGGCCTTACCCTCataacctgcagcagcagtgggatCTCCATGTGCCCGAGGGCTACCAGATCCGACTGACCTTCACCCACCTGGACATCGAAGCGTCTGCAGACTGCTACTACGACTCGCTTTCA GTCCTCTACGGAGAAAAGCTGTTGGGAAAGTTTTGCGGCAATGAAAACTCCGCAGATGGACATCACCCAGGAAACCATCCAATCTTGTCACCAGGAAACAGCCTCAAGCTCAAGTTTCAAACAGACGGCAACAACCCGGAGCGCCACCAAAACGTGGGCTTCTCTGCTCAGTATCAGGCCATAG ACATTGATGAATGCTCGGCAGCGGAACCTGAAGATGGCTCCGGACCCCTCTGCTCTCAGATCTGCCTCAACACCCTTGGCTCGTATCTCTGCTCCTGTCACCACGGCTATGAGCTTCGCTCTGACCaacgcagctgtgtgt TGTCCTGCAGCGGAGGCTTGTTCGATGAGCCCAAGGGTCATCTTTCCAGCCCAGGTTACCCCAGCCCCCCACCCCATGGCGTTTCCTGTCAGTACGTCATCGCTGTTGAATCCGGCTTCACTATCTCTCTGAACTTCACCGACAAATTCAACATCGAGAGCGTCCACACAGAGGAAGGTCGCCAGTGTCTCCATCACTGGTTGGAG GTGGCCATCGCAGAAGAAAAGAGCATAAAACTTTGTGGTGACGAAAGTCCGGGACTGATGCACATAAACTCAAACGTCGTGAGGCTGAACTACCACACAGACGACGCAGGACAGAGCAGCGGCTGGAGTCTGGACTACAGCACACAGA GAGTCAAGTGTCCGGTTCCTGGTAATATAGCGAATGGCAGGGTCACCCCCAGATTGACTGAATACTTCTACAGAGACTACATTTACGTACGCTGCGACCAAGGCTACAAGATCATGACT GGAGGTCAAGAGATTGACAGTTTCTCCACAATGTGCCAAAGTAATGGACAGTGGCACCTCAAGCTGCCTGAATGCCACT taatCGATTGTGGAGAACCTGAACCTTTGCTGAATGGAGGAGTGACCTTCCTGTCCGGCTATCAGAATCAGTATCTTTCAGTCATTCAGTATCACTGCAATGAACCGTTTTACTTTCTCCTGGGTGGTGCGAACG TGACCTTCACCTGTGAAGCAGACAGAGTCTGGAGATCCAGTATTGATATTGTCAGCCCAACATGCATTCCAG tttgtggtcaacCAACAAAACACATATCTTACTATCAGAGGATCATCGGCGGCAGTGACGCTCCAGACGACACCATCCCCTGGCAGGTGCTCCTGAGTGTGTCAGGAGACCGAGGAGGGGGCATGGTGATCGCAGACCGCTGGATCATGACTGCGGCTCACGTGCTGATGAGGGGTTCACAGGTCGTGCCAAGCTCTACTGTGCGA ATTTACATGGGACTTAACGAAGTAACAGAAAATCTGAGCGCTTAcgtttttccttcctctcttcatGTTCACCCTGAATATCACAATCCACGCCATACTGACTTCAACAATGACATTGCCTTGATCAAACTGCAGGACCCCATCACGTTTCATTCATCCATAATGCCGGTGTGCTTGCCTCCAGAGGGTGCAGAATATGAGACTGGTGTGATAGG attggtATCAGGCTTTGGAACCACAGGAACAATAAACAAACGGATTCTCACGAACAAACTGAAGTATTTGAACCTACCATTAGTGTCACAGCAGACGTGCAGTGCTTCGATGACTTCGCTGAGGCGGGGAACGTCTGAAATACCAAACCTGACCGACAACATGTTCTGTGCGGGAATCCCTGAAGGGGGGAAGGACTCCTGCCAGGGGGACAGCGGAGGGCCTTTTACTCTGACCGAGAACGGCCGATTCTGGGCGGCGGGGATTGTTAGCTGGGGCGCAAACTGCGGGATGAAAGACAGATATGGAGTCTATACCAGAGTCGCTAACTATGTGAACTGGATCAAAAAGACCATGCAGGAGAACTGA
- the tapbpl gene encoding tapasin-related protein: MSIRVILLGFFLTSVSADGITDLVLSCALVDEGGGHGGMGGGSMFSRTPVTLVLRDVAVGPDESLELLTPFVAPSVPDPDLIIFEAQASSPEIPNAEALLHADCNDQEVMCEISLYSSQELRDSSDSAYFMVSINVEGVESSATLILQTLAVEKDQATLVQNRLDLPLSSSGTLLTKVIFLVFSDTKSVSAPVKAEIVLSCGFKQQDAPLAQEVSVEWRLQHRGKGQKVLDMKTQLDDVEGNTEIHAVRRDSSIDVAQVANEGNVSLTLDKLKVSDEGTYICTVSLGPFHCQQTVQLQIQQPPQVSLSKDKLVVKSAQTLSCHSNKYYPLDSQMEWFFLSPSDTEPQPFAERASLSSHRQHFDGTYSLSSHITVPPTISPGTKITCRVTHAALDSPLHVHVMVESPEPESYWWIFGFLFITILFFYQVMR; encoded by the exons ATGAGTATTAGAGTAATTTTGCTTGGATTTTTCTTGACCAGCGTTTCTG CTGATGGGATTACAGATCTGGTCCTGTCCTGTGCTCTGGTGGACGAAGGCGGTGGACATGGCGGGATGGGAGGCGGTTCCATGTTCTCCCGGACTCCGGTGACCTTGGTGCTGAGGGACGTTGCCGTGGGACCAGACGAATCTCTGGAGCTGCTCACTCCGTTTGTGGCCCCCTCGGTTCCTGATCCAGACCTCATCATATTTGAGGCTCAGG CGTCGTCCCCTGAGATCCCCAACGCCGAGGCGCTGCTTCATGCCGACTGTAACGACCAGGAAGTGATGTGTGAGATAAGTCTTTACTCTTCTCAAGAACTCCGGGACAGTTCAGACTCAGCCTATTTCATGGTGTCGATCAATGTGGAGGGCGTTGAATCCAGTGCTACACTGATACTTCAGACGCTGGCGGTGGAGAAGGACCAGGCCACGCTGGTCCAAAACAGGCTGGATCTGCCTCTCAGCTCTTCTGGGACCCTGCTGACTAAAG TTATTTTCCTGGTGTTCTCCGACACGAAGTCTGTGTCTGCTCCTGTGAAAGCGGAGATCGTCCTCAGCTGTGGTTTTAAACAGCAGGACGCTCCTCTAGCGCAGGAAGTGAGCGTTGAGTGgagactgcagcacagaggaaaaGGCCAGAAGGTGCTTGATATGAAGACACAGCTGGATGATGTGGAGGGGAACACAGAAA TTCATGCTGTGAGAAGAGACTCAAGCATTGACGTTGCCCAGGTTGCGAATGAAGGCAACGTCTCTCTGACACTCGACAAGCTGAAGGTTTCAGATGAAGGAACCTACATCTGTACTGTCAGTCTGGGTCCTTTCCACTGCCAGCAGACCGTCCAGCTTCAGATACAAC AGCCGCCGcaagtttcactttcaaaagACAAGCTTGTAGTGAAATCAGCTCAAACGTTGAGCTGTCACTCCAATAAGTACTATCCCCTGGACAGTCAG atggagtggtttttcctctctccttcaGACACAGAGCCTCAACCCTTTGCAGAACGGGCGTCTCTGTCCAGCCACCGGCAGCATTTTGACGGGACGTACTCCCTGTCATCTCACATCACTGTGCCCCCGACCATCTCACCAGGAACAAAAATCACCTGCAGGGTGACACACGCAGCGCTGGACTCACCGCTCCATGTGCACGTCATGGTAGAAAGTCCAGAACCAG AATCCTACTGGTGGATCTTTGGTTTCCTGTTCATCACGATACTTTTCTTCTATCAGGTGATGAGATAA
- the LOC115397047 gene encoding synaptobrevin-like, whose translation MSAPDAAAPPAGAPGAPGAPGADGAPAGGPPAPPNTSSNRRLQQTQAQVEEVVDIMRVNVDKVLERDQKLSELDDRADALQAGASQFESCAAKLKNKYWWKNCKMMIMMGIIGVIVVGIIFLYFFH comes from the exons AT GTCTGCCCCAGATGCTGCTGCCccaccagctggagctcctggagctcCAGGTGCCCCAGGTGCAGATGGAGCCCCGGCCGGCGGCCCCCCTGCCCCACCCAATACTTCCAGCAACCGCAGGCTACAACAGACAcaggcccaagtggaggag GTGGTGGACATCATGCGGGTGAACGTGGACAAGGTTTTGGAAAGGGACCAGAAGCTCTCAGAGCTGGATGACAGGGCAGACGCTCTCCAGGCCGGAGCTTCCCAGTTCGAAAGCTGCGCAGCCAAGCTAAAAAACAAGTACTGGTGGAAGAACTGCAAG ATGATGATCATGATGGGTATCATTGGAGTCATTGTGGTTGGAATAATATTCT TGTACTTCTTCCACTGA